The Aquila chrysaetos chrysaetos chromosome 6, bAquChr1.4, whole genome shotgun sequence genome window below encodes:
- the CSRNP3 gene encoding cysteine/serine-rich nuclear protein 3 isoform X2, translating into MSGILKRKFEEVDGSSPCSSVRESDDDISSSESADSGDSVNPSTSNHFTPSSILKREKRKRTKNVHFNCVTVYYFTRRQGFTSVPSQGGSTLGMSTRHNSVRQYTLGEFAMEQERLHREMLREHLREEKLNSLKLKMTKNGTVESEEANTLTLDDISDDDIDLDNTEVDEYFFLQPLPTKKRRALLRASGVKKIDVEEKHELRAIRLSREDCGCDCRVFCDPETCTCSLAGIKCQVDRMSFPCGCTKEGCSNTAGRIEFNPIRVRTHFLHTIMKLELEKNREQQVPALNGCHSEITAHTSSMSPGPHPVEYSIAENFEIETEPPAGVMHSQSAEDLDCPGEEEEEEDGSSFCSGVTDSSTQSLAPSESDDDEEEEEDEEEDDEEEKADDFVESMGSHADMVPLPSVLCYSDGTAVHENHSKNASYYTNSSNLYYQIENHVAGTANQIGETYSERDAVKNGSLSLVPYNMTSEQFVDYTRQSEETFSSSHYPSANPSVIVCCSSSEGDSSAPCNSLYAEHRPSHPQVEFHSFLKGPSQDGFVSALNGDSHVQEHPAENSLNLPEKSRLHEECIKSPVVETMILHTKVMEISTVKQHI; encoded by the exons ATGAGTGGAATTTTAAAGAGGAAGTTTGAAGAAGTTGATGGCTCCTCACCTTGTTCCTCTGTGCGGGAATCAGATGATGACATTTCAAGCAGTGAAAGTGCTGACAGTGGTGATAGTGTCAATCCATCAACTTCTAATCATTTTACCC CTTCTTCAAtcctgaagagagaaaagcggaagagaacaaaaaatgtgcattttaactGTGTTACTGTGTATTACTTCACGAGAAGGCAAGGCTTCACCAGTGTTCCCAGCCAAGGGGGAAGCACACTGGGAATGTCTACTCGCCACAACAGTGTACGCCAATACACGCTTGGAGAGTTTGCAATGGAGCAGGAGAGGCTTCACCGAGAGATGTTAAGAGAACAtctgagggaggaaaaactCAATTCTCTAAAATTAAAG ATGACAAAGAATGGTACAGTGGAATCTGAAGAAGCTAATACGCTGACACTGGATGACATTTCTGATGACGATATTGATCTAGACAACACCGAAGTAGATGAGTACTTCTTTCTACAACCCCTGCCGACAAAAAAGCGAAGGGCGTTGCTGCGAGCTTCTGGAGTGAAGAAGATTgatgtggaagaaaaacatgagcTGCGGGCCATCCGCCTGTCCAGAGAGGATTGTGGCTGTGACTGCCGTGTGTTCTGCGATCCAGAAACTTGCACTTGCAGTCTTGCAGGCATAAAATGTCAG gtggaTCGTATGTCTTTTCCATGCGGTTGCACTAAAGAAGGGTGTAGCAATACAGCAGGTAGAATTGAATTTAACCCTATCCGTGTACGGACTCACTTTTTGCACACAATAATGAAACTTGAATTGGAGAAAAATAGAGAGCAGCAAGTTCCAGCACTAAATGGCTGCCACAGTGAGATAACTGCACACACTAGTTCTATGAGTCCAGGACCCCATCCAGTTGAATATTCAATTGCAGAAAATTTTGAGATTGAAACCGAACCTCCGGCTGGGGTTATGCATTCTCAGTCAGCCGAGGACTTGGACTGcccaggggaagaggaggaagaggaagatgggAGTAGCTTTTGTAGTGGAGTTACAGATTCTAGCACACAGAGTTTAGCCCCTAGTGAATCagatgatgatgaagaggaagaggaagatgaggaggaagatgatgaggaagaaaaagcagatgattTTGTAGAAAGCATGGGCTCCCATGCTGATATGGTGcctcttccttctgtcctttgCTACTCTGATGGAACTGCTGTGCATGAAAACCACTCTAAAAATGCCTCATACTATACTAACTCTTCAAATCTGTATTACCAAATAGAGAACCACGTTGCTGGCACTGCTAACCAGATCGGTGAGACTTACTCAGAAAGGGATGCTGTCAAGAACGGTAGTCTTTCTCTGGTGCCTTACAACATGACTTCAGAACAGTTTGTTGACTACACACGGCAATCAGAGGAAACTTTTAGCAGCTCTCATTACCCTTCTGCAAACCCCTCAGTGATTGTTTGCTGCTCATCTTCTGAAGGTGACAGCAGTGCTCCATGTAAcagtttatatgctgagcacaGGCCAAGTCACCCTCAAGTGGAATTTCACTCATTCTTGAAAGGTCCTTCTCAAGATGGCTTTGTTTCAGCTTTAAATGGCGACAGTCATGTACAAGAGCACCCTGCTGAGAATTCACTAAACCTCCCAGAAAAGAGCAGACTGCATGAAGAGTGCATCAAATCACCAGTGGTAGAAACG